One stretch of Saccharopolyspora erythraea DNA includes these proteins:
- a CDS encoding MAB_1171c family putative transporter — protein MTLAALKQLGADALLVGAVALWIAILVRLPSAIRSPQSRRLLVAAIGIAGSVTVYLDPVTALLRKTYVFADSCGIFMNLWGVLSSAFILDFVLAAVARRRLWLVYGNAVLVSVALVVLDSVSAPQSGCVTSVSVPWYSPFWWILSAAHVAAVAPCTVLCARYARRAASSGPLRLGLRLLAAGFASSTFFWGPVIIGFLLFRPPWLGALFSLNIAVTTWLITAGVALPLILRALAVRTGRRSLRRLKPLWERLVDATPSVALPQHTVGGLPRWSVDLRLYRRVIEIRDAILILRDYVGDDALEAARDHVGTDPVPVGDTEAAVTACWLEVAIAAKAAGDEPATSASVPEPEHDPSDDELASEIRFLEEVARAQRSESVRRFAERHRRSGESARSRQEAR, from the coding sequence ATGACGCTGGCCGCCCTCAAGCAGCTCGGCGCCGACGCGCTGCTGGTGGGGGCCGTCGCGCTGTGGATCGCGATCCTGGTCCGGCTGCCCTCGGCGATCCGCTCGCCGCAGTCGCGCCGGTTGCTCGTCGCCGCGATCGGCATCGCCGGGTCGGTCACCGTCTACCTCGACCCGGTCACCGCGCTGTTGCGCAAGACCTACGTCTTCGCCGACAGCTGCGGCATCTTCATGAACCTGTGGGGTGTGCTGAGCTCGGCTTTCATCCTGGACTTCGTGCTCGCCGCGGTGGCCAGGCGCAGGCTGTGGCTGGTCTACGGCAACGCGGTGCTGGTCAGCGTCGCGCTGGTGGTGCTCGACTCGGTCTCGGCGCCGCAGTCGGGCTGCGTCACATCGGTGTCGGTGCCCTGGTACAGCCCGTTCTGGTGGATCCTCAGCGCCGCGCACGTGGCGGCGGTCGCCCCGTGCACGGTGCTGTGCGCCCGCTACGCCCGGCGCGCCGCCTCGTCGGGACCGCTGCGCCTGGGGCTGCGGCTGCTGGCCGCCGGGTTCGCATCCTCGACGTTCTTCTGGGGTCCGGTCATCATCGGGTTCCTGCTGTTCCGCCCGCCGTGGCTGGGTGCGCTGTTCTCGCTCAACATCGCGGTCACGACCTGGCTGATCACCGCGGGCGTGGCGTTGCCGTTGATCCTGCGCGCCCTCGCGGTGCGGACCGGCCGGCGCTCGCTGCGCAGGCTGAAACCGCTGTGGGAGCGGCTGGTCGACGCCACGCCCAGCGTCGCGCTGCCGCAGCACACCGTCGGCGGGCTGCCGAGGTGGTCGGTCGACCTGCGCCTGTACCGGCGGGTGATCGAGATCAGGGACGCGATCCTGATCCTGCGCGACTACGTCGGTGACGACGCGCTGGAGGCCGCCCGCGACCACGTCGGGACCGATCCGGTGCCGGTCGGCGACACCGAGGCCGCGGTGACCGCGTGCTGGCTGGAGGTCGCGATCGCGGCCAAGGCCGCCGGTGACGAGCCCGCCACCTCGGCGTCGGTGCCCGAACCCGAGCACGACCCGTCCGACGACGAGCTGGCTTCGGAGATCCGCTTCCTGGAGGAGGTCGCCCGGGCGCAGCGCTCGGAGTCGGTCCGGCGCTTCGCCGAGCGCCACCGCAGGAGCGGGGAGTCGGCGCGGTCGAGGCAGGAGGCGCGGTGA